The Deinococcus sonorensis KR-87 genome includes a window with the following:
- the rpmF gene encoding 50S ribosomal protein L32 yields the protein MAKHPVPKKKTSKSKRDMRRSHHALVAPNLVECPHCHAKKLQHHICDSCGYYDGRQVLQVASA from the coding sequence ATGGCCAAACACCCCGTCCCCAAGAAGAAGACCAGCAAGAGCAAGCGCGACATGCGCCGCAGCCACCACGCCCTGGTGGCCCCCAATCTGGTCGAGTGCCCCCATTGCCACGCCAAGAAGCTGCAGCACCACATCTGTGACAGCTGCGGATACTACGACGGTCGTCAGGTCCTTCAGGTCGCCAGCGCCTGA
- the recA gene encoding recombinase RecA, giving the protein MDKTIDKIDKTVDKERSKAIDTAMSQIEKQFGKGAIMRLGADSRLDVQTISTGSLSLDLALGVGGIPKGRVTEIYGPESGGKTTLALSIIAQAQRDGGTAAFIDAEHALDPVYARALGVNTDELLVSQPDNGEQALEIMELLVRSGAVDIVVVDSVAALTPRAEIEGEMGDSLPGLQARLMSQALRKLTGVLSKTNTAAIFINQVREKIGVMYGNPETTTGGRALKFYASVRLDVRRIGQPVKTGNDSVGTTVKIKTVKNKVAPPFKEVELTLLFGKGFDQLSDLVTLAADMDIVKKAGSFYSYGDERIGQGKEKAIQYIAERPAMEREIRDRVLATIKSGAKPELVKEMAPAEMGADA; this is encoded by the coding sequence ATGGATAAGACCATCGACAAGATCGACAAGACCGTAGACAAGGAGCGCTCCAAGGCCATCGACACGGCCATGAGCCAGATCGAGAAGCAGTTCGGCAAGGGCGCCATCATGCGCCTGGGCGCCGACAGCCGGCTGGACGTGCAGACCATCAGCACCGGCAGCCTCTCGCTGGACCTCGCGCTCGGCGTGGGCGGCATTCCCAAGGGCCGCGTCACCGAGATCTACGGCCCCGAGTCGGGCGGCAAGACCACCCTGGCGCTGAGCATCATCGCGCAGGCGCAGCGCGACGGCGGCACGGCCGCTTTCATTGACGCCGAGCACGCGCTGGACCCGGTGTACGCCCGCGCCCTGGGCGTCAACACTGACGAACTGCTGGTGTCGCAGCCGGACAACGGCGAGCAGGCGCTAGAGATCATGGAGCTGCTGGTGCGTTCGGGCGCCGTGGACATCGTGGTGGTGGACAGCGTGGCGGCCCTGACCCCCCGCGCCGAGATCGAGGGCGAGATGGGCGACAGCCTGCCGGGCCTGCAGGCCCGCCTGATGTCGCAGGCGCTGCGCAAGCTGACCGGCGTGCTGTCCAAGACCAACACCGCCGCCATCTTCATCAACCAGGTGCGCGAGAAGATCGGCGTGATGTACGGCAACCCCGAGACCACCACCGGTGGCCGGGCGCTGAAGTTCTACGCCAGCGTGCGTCTGGACGTGCGCCGCATCGGGCAGCCGGTCAAGACCGGCAACGACTCGGTCGGCACCACCGTCAAGATCAAGACCGTCAAGAACAAGGTGGCGCCGCCCTTCAAGGAAGTGGAGCTGACGCTGCTGTTCGGCAAGGGCTTCGACCAGCTCTCGGACCTGGTGACGCTGGCCGCCGACATGGACATCGTCAAGAAGGCCGGCAGCTTCTACAGCTACGGCGACGAGCGCATCGGCCAGGGCAAGGAGAAGGCCATCCAGTACATCGCCGAGCGTCCGGCGATGGAGCGCGAGATCCGCGACCGGGTACTGGCCACCATCAAGTCGGGTGCCAAGCCGGAACTGGTCAAGGAGATGGCCCCGGCCGAGATGGGCGCCGACGCCTGA
- the thpR gene encoding RNA 2',3'-cyclic phosphodiesterase, which translates to MTAPKSERSRRSTSAGQARPAGEQRLRLFYALRLPQEVATQLAQAQTQLRGNWRRVAPEQLHLTLAYLPGIPLSQVDRLRELGREVADLSPPLQLRLRGTGYHPNTGNPRVWFVKVEGEGLSELGARLQTALTGQGITLEEPFRPHITLARKKGPAPRVPPLSFDVSWAAGQLTLIHSTLRKTGPIYDTVSRYQLRGTAAPLPPESAPPAAPEASHG; encoded by the coding sequence ATGACCGCACCAAAATCGGAGCGGTCCCGGCGCTCCACGTCGGCGGGCCAGGCGCGGCCGGCAGGCGAACAGCGGCTTCGGCTGTTCTATGCCCTGCGGCTGCCGCAGGAGGTGGCGACCCAGCTGGCGCAGGCCCAGACGCAGCTGCGCGGCAACTGGCGCCGGGTGGCGCCGGAGCAGCTGCACCTGACGCTGGCCTACCTGCCGGGCATTCCGCTGTCGCAGGTGGACCGTCTCCGGGAGCTGGGCCGGGAGGTCGCTGACCTGTCGCCGCCGCTGCAGTTGCGTCTGCGCGGCACCGGTTACCATCCCAACACCGGCAATCCCAGGGTCTGGTTCGTGAAGGTGGAGGGCGAGGGGCTCAGTGAGCTGGGCGCCCGCCTGCAGACCGCACTGACCGGTCAGGGGATCACCCTTGAAGAACCGTTCCGCCCGCACATCACGCTGGCCCGCAAGAAGGGGCCGGCGCCGCGTGTGCCGCCGCTCAGCTTCGACGTGAGCTGGGCCGCCGGCCAACTCACCCTGATTCACAGCACCCTGCGCAAGACAGGGCCCATCTACGACACCGTCAGCCGGTATCAGCTGCGCGGCACCGCCGCCCCGCTGCCCCCCGAATCCGCCCCACCCGCTGCCCCGGAGGCATCTCATGGATAA
- a CDS encoding CAP domain-containing protein yields MLFGLSLGGAVGPQIQLLSAADHRAPLDVQLSADVPAGSAVSWEFGDGQQGSGSRITHTYYRPGQYELTVQLRLPDGRVSQARAQVTVESGGPEQAVLTVLQGSDSLALSAGSSRVYLPYTPQYTLDGRPVTGRRQTLTPGLHTASLLIKGSDGPLLRTVRFQSGPVPGNLAFDQEVVRLTNRARAQGWDCTRQAPGGPALSALALNDRLSEAARAQSVGMALGRYFAHVSAVDGSDPFQRIDATGYRGRAEAENIAAGQTTPQQVVDAWLRSPGHCHNIMGDYTEIGVAYAALQGSVYGQYWTQTFGRP; encoded by the coding sequence GTGTTGTTTGGCCTCAGCCTGGGCGGGGCGGTAGGGCCACAGATCCAGCTTTTGAGCGCGGCCGACCACCGCGCTCCGCTGGACGTTCAGCTGTCGGCGGACGTGCCGGCCGGAAGCGCTGTGAGCTGGGAGTTCGGAGACGGTCAGCAGGGCAGCGGCAGCCGAATCACCCACACCTACTACCGGCCAGGGCAGTATGAGCTCACCGTGCAGCTGCGCCTGCCGGACGGCCGGGTCTCGCAGGCCCGGGCGCAGGTGACGGTGGAGTCGGGCGGGCCGGAACAGGCAGTCCTGACCGTGCTGCAGGGCAGCGATTCGCTGGCCCTGAGCGCCGGATCCAGCCGGGTCTATCTGCCCTACACGCCGCAGTACACCCTGGATGGCCGCCCAGTGACGGGGCGGCGGCAGACGCTGACGCCCGGCCTCCACACCGCCTCGCTGCTGATTAAAGGCAGTGACGGCCCGCTGCTGCGGACGGTCCGTTTTCAGAGTGGGCCGGTGCCGGGCAACCTCGCGTTTGACCAAGAGGTGGTGCGGCTGACCAACCGGGCGCGCGCCCAGGGCTGGGACTGCACCCGGCAGGCTCCCGGCGGTCCGGCCCTGAGCGCGCTGGCCCTCAACGACCGGCTGTCGGAGGCGGCGCGGGCGCAGTCGGTGGGCATGGCGCTGGGCCGCTACTTTGCGCACGTCAGCGCAGTGGACGGCAGCGATCCGTTTCAGCGCATCGACGCCACCGGCTACCGGGGCCGGGCCGAGGCGGAGAACATCGCGGCCGGACAGACCACCCCGCAGCAGGTGGTGGACGCCTGGCTGCGCAGCCCCGGCCACTGCCACAACATCATGGGCGACTACACCGAGATCGGCGTGGCCTACGCCGCCCTGCAGGGCAGCGTGTATGGGCAGTACTGGACCCAGACCTTCGGCCGTCCCTGA
- a CDS encoding PP2C family protein-serine/threonine phosphatase yields the protein MRSSAIPLLASGLLTDTGLQRSINQDAGVMLELPRGGLYAVADGMGGHVAGELAANLALDTLSQTFLNSRGAVPERLAEAVQAANLAVLRHAVGEYLGMGTTMIALVVDRGAALLAHVGDSRAYLLRDGQLHRLTEDHSWVAEQVRLGHLTEAEARTHQWRSVVSNALGGEERVRLELYGFALRRGDRVLLCSDGLSGVIEERELYELLARGLTPEETTRQLIDAANAAGGPDNITAIVLDTMRSSRLPHYPLPVHGHDGPMYADVLLDLRRGNSPLTYLALVLLYFVLMGLLLYPERRVITVTVGLGLLLAIILGVWGYRRMQRPGRLPDLPCYSPAGQATGDPASWPRPAQTTRSTGER from the coding sequence ATGCGGTCCAGCGCGATACCGCTTCTCGCTTCCGGGCTGCTCACCGATACGGGTCTCCAACGCAGCATCAATCAGGACGCGGGCGTGATGCTGGAACTGCCGCGCGGCGGCCTGTACGCCGTGGCCGACGGCATGGGTGGCCACGTGGCAGGTGAACTGGCGGCCAATCTGGCGCTGGATACGCTGTCGCAGACCTTCCTCAACAGCCGGGGCGCGGTGCCGGAGCGGCTGGCCGAGGCGGTGCAGGCCGCCAACCTGGCGGTGCTGCGGCACGCGGTGGGCGAGTACCTGGGCATGGGCACCACCATGATCGCGCTGGTGGTGGACCGGGGCGCGGCGCTGCTGGCTCACGTGGGCGACTCGCGCGCCTACCTGCTGCGCGACGGCCAGCTGCACCGGCTCACCGAGGACCACTCCTGGGTGGCCGAGCAGGTGCGGCTGGGCCACCTCACCGAGGCCGAGGCGCGCACCCACCAGTGGCGCAGCGTGGTGAGCAATGCGCTGGGCGGCGAGGAGCGGGTGCGGCTGGAGCTGTACGGCTTCGCGCTGCGGCGCGGCGATCGGGTGCTGCTGTGCAGCGACGGCCTGAGCGGCGTCATCGAGGAGCGCGAGCTGTACGAGCTGCTGGCCCGCGGCCTGACGCCGGAAGAGACCACCCGGCAGCTGATCGACGCGGCCAATGCGGCGGGCGGCCCCGACAACATCACCGCCATCGTGCTGGACACCATGCGCAGCAGCCGGCTGCCGCACTACCCGCTGCCGGTACACGGTCACGACGGCCCGATGTACGCCGACGTGCTGCTGGACCTGCGGCGCGGCAACAGCCCGCTCACGTACCTGGCGCTGGTGCTGCTGTACTTCGTGCTGATGGGGCTGCTGCTGTACCCGGAGCGGCGGGTCATCACCGTGACCGTGGGGCTGGGCCTGCTGCTGGCGATCATCCTGGGGGTGTGGGGCTACCGGCGGATGCAGCGGCCCGGTCGCCTTCCAGACCTGCCGTGCTACAGTCCGGCGGGCCAGGCCACCGGCGACCCGGCCAGCTGGCCCCGCCCGGCCCAGACCACCCGCAGTACGGGAGAACGATGA
- a CDS encoding RidA family protein: MKEAIQTADAPAAIGPYSQAVRSGSLLITSGQIPLQPDGTLLDGDIEAQTRQVLDNLRAVLAAAGSDLTRVIKTTVFLQDMQEFARMNAVYGEYFSEPYPARSTVQVARLPRDVRVEIEAIADLG, translated from the coding sequence ATGAAAGAAGCGATTCAGACGGCAGACGCCCCGGCCGCCATCGGCCCCTACAGCCAGGCGGTGCGCTCCGGCAGCCTGCTGATCACCAGCGGCCAGATTCCGCTGCAGCCGGACGGTACCCTGCTGGACGGCGACATCGAGGCGCAGACGCGGCAGGTGCTGGACAACCTGCGCGCGGTGCTGGCCGCTGCCGGCAGCGACCTGACCCGGGTCATCAAGACCACCGTGTTCCTGCAGGACATGCAGGAGTTTGCCCGCATGAACGCGGTCTACGGCGAGTACTTCAGCGAGCCGTATCCGGCCCGCAGCACCGTGCAGGTGGCCCGCCTCCCGCGCGACGTGCGGGTGGAGATCGAAGCGATCGCCGACCTCGGCTGA
- the menC gene encoding o-succinylbenzoate synthase gives MTVLSPTGLLIERAELFMVRLPLRFRFETSFGVQTEKQVPLLLLHGGGHTGLAEGVMEPLPQFREETLAGGLHLLREALLPRVLGQTYANPEALNAALEGFRGNRMARAMLEMAAWDLWARQLEVPLWQLLGGVRTRVAVGASLGIQASEAETVEAVARHVEQGYRRIKLKIRPGWDVQPVRAVRESFPDINLTVDANSAYTLADTRTLQRLDGYGLDYIEQPLAFDDLLDHAALQGRLQTPLCLDESITSAAETRKALQLDAGRVVNIKVGRVGGHGEARRVHDQCMAWGVPVWCGGMLESGVGRAHNIHLSTLPNFSKPGDTASASRYWTQDVVQEPLEMVDGHQSVPMGPGIGVTLDQDFVQRMAEVHWAVESGE, from the coding sequence ATGACTGTCCTCTCCCCCACCGGCCTGCTCATTGAGCGGGCCGAACTGTTTATGGTCCGGCTGCCGCTGCGGTTCCGCTTCGAGACCAGCTTCGGGGTGCAGACCGAGAAGCAGGTGCCGCTGCTGCTGCTGCATGGCGGCGGCCACACCGGCCTGGCGGAAGGGGTGATGGAGCCGCTGCCGCAGTTCCGGGAGGAAACGCTGGCGGGTGGGCTGCACCTGCTGCGCGAGGCGCTGCTGCCGCGGGTGCTGGGGCAGACCTACGCCAACCCCGAAGCGTTGAACGCTGCGCTGGAAGGGTTCCGCGGCAACCGGATGGCCCGGGCCATGCTGGAGATGGCCGCCTGGGACCTGTGGGCGCGGCAGCTCGAAGTGCCGCTGTGGCAGCTGCTGGGCGGCGTCCGCACGCGCGTGGCGGTGGGGGCCAGCCTGGGCATCCAGGCGAGTGAGGCCGAGACGGTGGAGGCGGTGGCGCGGCATGTGGAGCAGGGCTACCGGCGCATCAAGCTCAAGATCCGGCCCGGCTGGGACGTGCAGCCGGTGCGGGCGGTGCGCGAGAGCTTCCCCGACATCAACCTGACGGTGGACGCCAACAGCGCCTACACCCTGGCCGACACCCGCACGCTGCAGCGGCTGGACGGGTACGGCCTGGACTACATCGAGCAGCCGCTGGCCTTCGACGACCTGCTGGACCACGCCGCGCTGCAGGGCCGCCTGCAGACGCCCCTGTGCCTGGACGAGAGCATCACCAGCGCCGCCGAGACCCGGAAGGCCCTGCAGCTGGATGCAGGCCGGGTGGTGAACATCAAGGTGGGTCGGGTGGGTGGCCACGGCGAGGCCCGGCGGGTGCATGACCAGTGTATGGCCTGGGGGGTGCCGGTGTGGTGCGGCGGGATGCTGGAGAGCGGGGTGGGCCGCGCCCACAACATCCACCTCTCGACGCTGCCGAACTTCAGCAAGCCGGGCGACACCGCCTCGGCCAGCCGCTACTGGACCCAGGACGTGGTGCAGGAGCCGCTGGAGATGGTGGACGGTCACCAGTCGGTGCCGATGGGCCCCGGCATCGGGGTGACGCTGGACCAGGACTTCGTGCAGCGGATGGCGGAGGTGCACTGGGCCGTGGAGAGCGGAGAGTAA
- a CDS encoding acyl-CoA acyltransferase, with amino-acid sequence MRALEDVQVAAWGYSDREVLPASMFRISAATGGVVLAAYPVGADVPFGLAYGFPALRDGQLWHHSHLLAVAPAWRGSGAAVALKLAQRDQALQQGLTRMTWTFDPLIARNARLNLGKLGARAVSYHPAWYDFPGPVPADRLMIEWDLTRPPEERPDTRPEGVLVLERAGDGPSPVQWPAPGACLLAEVPTRPEQLPPALQLAWRLALRAALGGPLEAGYAVTGLARQDDRAWYVLERRHD; translated from the coding sequence ATGCGCGCCCTGGAGGACGTGCAGGTGGCCGCCTGGGGCTACAGTGACCGCGAGGTGCTGCCTGCCAGCATGTTCCGCATCAGCGCGGCCACCGGAGGCGTGGTGCTGGCCGCCTACCCGGTCGGCGCCGACGTGCCGTTCGGCCTGGCCTACGGCTTTCCGGCCCTGCGGGACGGTCAGCTGTGGCATCACTCGCACCTGCTGGCGGTGGCACCCGCGTGGCGCGGCAGCGGGGCGGCGGTGGCCCTCAAGCTGGCGCAGCGGGACCAGGCGCTCCAGCAGGGCCTGACGCGCATGACCTGGACCTTCGATCCGCTGATCGCCCGCAACGCCCGGCTGAACCTGGGCAAGCTGGGCGCGCGGGCGGTGAGCTACCACCCGGCCTGGTATGACTTTCCCGGCCCTGTCCCGGCCGACCGGCTGATGATCGAATGGGACCTGACAAGGCCGCCGGAGGAACGGCCCGACACCCGGCCGGAGGGCGTGCTGGTGCTGGAGCGCGCCGGAGACGGCCCCAGCCCGGTGCAGTGGCCCGCTCCAGGGGCCTGCCTGCTGGCCGAGGTTCCGACCCGGCCGGAACAGCTGCCCCCGGCGCTGCAGCTCGCCTGGCGGCTGGCGCTGCGGGCGGCCCTGGGCGGTCCGCTGGAGGCCGGGTACGCCGTCACCGGACTGGCCCGGCAGGACGACCGCGCGTGGTACGTGCTGGAACGTCGCCACGATTAG
- the ppk1 gene encoding polyphosphate kinase 1 yields the protein MTVKRSADAPPVTHTTGATDSPFLNRELSWLAFNERVLAESRDVRNPLLERLKYAAICGSNLDEFFMVRVAGIHRQIAAGVSIKSPDGLLPRESLSLVRERTHRMLREIERSARVVLRDLREEGVRLLRVSELGKRARAALREHYLTQIQPVLTPLVVDPSHPFPYISNLSLNLAVLLRDDGDDPEFARVKVPVGVLPRFVEVAGSHLLLEDVIAAHLPDLFRGREVLASYVFRVTRNTDYEWDEDEAEDLLATIEDGLRRRRFGSAVRLEVTGDMPRTLMMFLRERLRLDAEDVFELEGPLGTADLMSFPVRRADLSYPAYTPHVPDLDGDEDDSIFSTLSAGDVLLHHPYDSFAAVLAFVEAASQDPDVLAIKQTLYRTGDDPRLLTALRTAAENGKQVVALIELKARFDEQRNISWARQLERAGAHVVYGVSGLKTHAKVTLVVRREGQTLRRYVHVGTGNYNPKTARLYTDLSLLTADKDIGEDISELFNHLTGYAEATYHTLLVAPDTARTGLERLLERESAMARRGKPAWARIKINQLTDPGMIEALYRASQAGVRIELMIRGVCCLRPGVPGLSENIRVRSLLGRYLEHARVYAFAHGAGEGPQVYIGSADWMSRNLDRRVEVLAPVCHQQYQQALLSLLDAEWADQLGSWELGPDGVYRKLPGDHSAQSSFMQAHGTVAE from the coding sequence ATGACCGTGAAACGTTCTGCAGATGCCCCGCCCGTCACCCACACCACCGGCGCCACCGACAGCCCCTTCCTGAACCGTGAGCTGTCGTGGCTGGCCTTTAACGAGCGGGTCCTGGCTGAATCGCGCGACGTGCGCAACCCGCTGCTGGAGCGGCTGAAGTACGCGGCCATCTGCGGCAGCAACCTCGACGAGTTCTTTATGGTACGCGTTGCGGGCATTCACCGCCAGATCGCGGCGGGCGTGAGCATCAAATCGCCGGACGGCCTGCTCCCGCGTGAGAGCCTCTCGCTGGTGCGCGAGCGGACCCACCGGATGCTGCGCGAGATCGAGCGCTCGGCCCGGGTGGTGCTGCGGGACCTGCGCGAGGAGGGCGTGCGGCTGCTGCGCGTCTCGGAGCTGGGCAAGCGCGCCCGGGCCGCGCTGCGCGAGCATTACCTGACCCAGATCCAGCCGGTGCTGACGCCGCTGGTGGTGGACCCCAGCCACCCGTTTCCGTACATCAGCAACCTGAGCCTGAACCTGGCGGTGCTGCTGCGCGACGACGGCGACGACCCGGAGTTCGCGCGGGTCAAGGTGCCGGTGGGGGTGCTGCCGCGCTTCGTGGAGGTGGCAGGCTCGCACCTGCTGCTGGAGGACGTGATCGCCGCGCACCTGCCGGACCTGTTCCGGGGCCGCGAGGTGCTGGCCTCCTACGTGTTCCGGGTCACCCGCAACACCGACTACGAGTGGGACGAGGACGAGGCCGAGGACCTGCTGGCCACCATCGAGGATGGGCTGCGGCGGCGGCGCTTCGGCTCGGCGGTGCGGCTGGAGGTAACGGGCGACATGCCCCGGACGCTGATGATGTTCCTGCGCGAGCGGCTGCGGCTGGACGCCGAGGACGTGTTCGAACTGGAAGGGCCGCTCGGCACCGCCGACCTGATGAGCTTTCCGGTGCGCCGCGCGGACCTGAGCTACCCGGCCTACACGCCGCACGTCCCGGACCTGGACGGCGACGAGGACGACAGCATCTTCAGCACCCTATCCGCGGGCGACGTGCTGCTGCACCACCCCTACGACAGCTTCGCGGCGGTGCTGGCCTTCGTGGAGGCGGCCTCGCAGGACCCGGACGTGCTGGCCATCAAGCAGACGCTGTACCGCACCGGCGACGACCCGCGCCTGCTCACCGCCCTGCGCACCGCCGCCGAGAACGGCAAGCAGGTGGTGGCGCTGATCGAGCTGAAGGCCCGCTTCGACGAGCAGCGCAACATCAGCTGGGCGCGGCAGCTGGAGCGCGCCGGGGCGCACGTGGTGTACGGGGTGAGCGGCCTCAAGACCCACGCCAAGGTGACGCTGGTGGTGCGCCGCGAGGGCCAGACGCTGCGGCGCTACGTGCATGTCGGCACCGGCAATTACAACCCCAAGACCGCCCGGCTCTACACCGATCTCTCGCTGCTGACCGCCGACAAGGACATCGGTGAGGACATCTCGGAGCTGTTCAATCACCTGACCGGCTATGCCGAGGCCACCTACCACACCCTGCTGGTGGCACCCGACACCGCCCGCACCGGGCTGGAGCGGCTGCTGGAGCGCGAGTCGGCCATGGCGCGCCGCGGCAAGCCCGCCTGGGCGCGCATCAAGATCAATCAGCTCACCGACCCCGGCATGATCGAGGCGCTGTACCGCGCGTCCCAGGCGGGTGTACGCATCGAGCTGATGATCCGGGGGGTGTGCTGCCTGCGGCCGGGCGTGCCGGGCCTCTCGGAGAACATCCGGGTCCGCAGCCTGCTGGGCCGCTACCTGGAGCACGCCCGGGTGTACGCCTTCGCGCACGGGGCGGGGGAAGGGCCGCAGGTGTACATCGGCAGCGCCGACTGGATGAGCCGCAACCTGGACCGCCGGGTGGAGGTGCTGGCCCCGGTGTGCCACCAGCAGTACCAGCAGGCGCTGCTCTCGCTGCTGGACGCCGAATGGGCCGATCAGCTGGGCAGCTGGGAGCTGGGACCGGACGGGGTGTACCGCAAACTGCCGGGTGACCACAGCGCGCAGAGCAGCTTTATGCAGGCGCACGGTACCGTGGCCGAGTAG
- a CDS encoding helix-turn-helix transcriptional regulator has protein sequence MYDPSMRVLTVLEVLQAREQVSGPELSRTLEVSLRSVQRYVARLQDLGIPVESRRGVGGSYRLKPGYRLPPLMLTDDEALAVSLGLGALQHLGLGAVTPAAASAEAKLKRVLPRAVSERLDQTEAAVQLVPVPWTVPADPRALVLIASAASQQRVVTFRYRAHGGEQTRREVEPYGLVHLEGRWYVVGRCRVRSALRSFRLDRLQEVSVSAQAFLRPPDFDAGAYLRRSLPYAQSTHRISVWVDLPLPEAERRLAPGRADLQAQDGGTRLRCSRETLDQFAGMLLGLGCEVRVEAPDALRETLQRMAERAARAAMTPP, from the coding sequence ATGTACGACCCCTCCATGCGGGTGCTCACGGTGCTGGAAGTGCTGCAGGCGCGCGAGCAGGTGAGCGGTCCGGAGCTGAGCCGGACCCTGGAGGTCAGCCTGCGCTCGGTGCAGCGGTATGTGGCGCGGCTGCAGGACCTGGGCATTCCGGTGGAGTCGCGCCGGGGGGTGGGCGGGTCCTACCGGCTGAAGCCCGGCTACCGGCTGCCCCCGCTGATGCTGACCGACGACGAGGCGCTGGCGGTGTCCCTGGGGCTGGGTGCGCTGCAGCACCTGGGGCTGGGCGCGGTGACGCCCGCCGCCGCCAGCGCCGAGGCCAAGCTGAAGCGGGTGCTGCCGCGCGCCGTCAGCGAGCGGCTGGACCAGACCGAGGCGGCGGTGCAGCTAGTGCCGGTGCCGTGGACCGTGCCGGCCGACCCCCGGGCGCTGGTGCTGATCGCGTCGGCGGCGTCCCAGCAGCGCGTGGTGACGTTCCGGTACCGCGCCCACGGCGGCGAGCAGACCCGCCGGGAGGTGGAGCCGTACGGGCTGGTGCATCTGGAGGGCCGCTGGTATGTGGTGGGACGCTGCCGGGTGCGCTCGGCACTGCGTTCGTTCCGGCTGGACCGGCTGCAGGAAGTGAGTGTGTCGGCGCAGGCCTTCTTGCGCCCCCCGGATTTTGATGCTGGGGCGTACCTGCGCCGCAGCCTGCCGTATGCCCAGTCCACCCACCGCATCAGCGTGTGGGTGGACCTGCCGCTGCCGGAGGCGGAGCGCCGGCTGGCGCCGGGGCGGGCCGACCTGCAGGCCCAGGACGGCGGGACCCGGCTGCGCTGCAGCCGCGAGACGCTGGACCAGTTCGCGGGGATGCTGCTGGGGCTCGGCTGTGAGGTGCGGGTGGAGGCGCCGGACGCCCTGCGCGAGACGCTGCAGCGGATGGCGGAGCGGGCCGCCCGAGCGGCCATGACGCCCCCCTGA
- a CDS encoding DinB family protein, whose protein sequence is MNETAIQDRAVLTTADLLTHWQGHRRLTRRVIERFPEEQLFTYSLGGMRPFGALAWELYGVSLYTLQGMVRGEWPEPQFPQALPQDRAAVLAAWDDLTGQLDEQLPKVPVERYHQPQAMFWATLPGHAAVTYAIDNEIHHRGQGYVYLRSLGLEPPPFWER, encoded by the coding sequence ATGAACGAGACAGCCATCCAGGACCGCGCCGTGCTGACGACCGCAGACCTGCTGACCCACTGGCAGGGCCACCGCCGCCTGACCCGCCGGGTGATCGAGCGCTTCCCGGAGGAGCAGCTGTTCACCTACAGCCTGGGCGGGATGCGGCCCTTCGGGGCGCTGGCGTGGGAGCTGTACGGCGTGTCGCTCTACACGCTGCAGGGCATGGTCAGGGGCGAGTGGCCCGAACCGCAGTTCCCGCAGGCGCTCCCTCAGGACCGTGCAGCCGTGCTGGCCGCCTGGGACGACCTGACCGGTCAGCTGGACGAGCAGCTGCCGAAGGTGCCGGTGGAGCGGTATCACCAGCCGCAGGCGATGTTCTGGGCCACGCTGCCGGGCCACGCGGCGGTCACGTACGCCATCGACAACGAGATCCATCACCGGGGGCAGGGCTACGTGTACCTGCGGTCGCTGGGGCTGGAGCCGCCGCCCTTCTGGGAACGGTAA